The following proteins are co-located in the Sulfurovum sp. TSL6 genome:
- a CDS encoding Fe-S-containing hydro-lyase — protein sequence MATYTLTTPLTAEDTKKLVAGDTVLLNGTIYTARDAAHKRLVDLIEAGEELPFDLEGSIIYFVGPTPPKPGDPIGSAGPTTSYRMDTYSPTMLKHGSKGMIGKGKRNQAVKDACVEYDGIYFGATGGAGALLGKQIRSAEVIAYPELGPEAVRKITVEDFPVTVVNDTKGNDIYQMGRAQYEVKD from the coding sequence ATGGCAACTTATACTTTAACAACACCACTCACTGCTGAAGATACAAAAAAACTTGTAGCTGGAGATACTGTTTTATTAAACGGGACCATTTATACAGCCAGAGATGCTGCACATAAGAGACTTGTAGACCTTATTGAAGCAGGTGAAGAGCTTCCGTTTGATCTAGAAGGTTCTATTATCTATTTTGTTGGACCTACGCCTCCTAAGCCTGGTGACCCTATCGGGAGTGCAGGACCGACGACATCATACAGAATGGATACGTATTCTCCAACCATGTTAAAACATGGCTCAAAGGGGATGATCGGAAAAGGTAAAAGAAACCAAGCTGTTAAAGATGCTTGTGTTGAATATGATGGTATCTATTTTGGTGCTACAGGTGGAGCAGGTGCTTTACTTGGTAAACAGATCCGTTCGGCAGAAGTCATCGCTTATCCAGAACTTGGGCCAGAAGCTGTAAGAAAGATCACAGTAGAAGATTTTCCTGTCACTGTTGTCAATGACACCAAAGGTAATGATATTTATCAGATGGGTCGTGCTCAGTATGAGGTTAAGGATTAA
- the fumC gene encoding class II fumarate hydratase, whose translation MDYRIEKDTMGEMQVPADKYWGAQTQRSVHNFEIGNEKMPLEVVYGFANLKKACALVNHSLGRLDDEKTTAISQACNMVLSGELDDNFPLVVWQTGSGTQSNMNMNEVVANKATEILGGDFTQENLVHPNDDVNKGQSSNDTYPTAMRIAEVVAVTDTLIPAVTQLKNTLNEKAQKFSDVVKIGRTHLQDATPLTLGQELSGYVSMLETNLKQINDALVYCKEVAIGGTAVGTGLNAHPEFSQRVVVQLNQFMAKNYGFVSQANKFHALTGHDAEVVLSGALKALAANLMKIANDIRWLASGPRCGLGEIEIPANEPGSSIMPGKVNPTQAEAMTMVAVQVMGNDTAVGIAASQGNFELNVFKPVIAYNVLQSIRLLSDVIRSFDVNCAAGIEPIRANIDKFLNDSLMLVTALNPHIGYENAAKIAKQAHLNGTTLKEEAVALGLMSAEEFDKNVRPEEMIAPKA comes from the coding sequence ATGGATTACAGAATTGAAAAAGACACAATGGGAGAGATGCAGGTTCCTGCTGACAAATACTGGGGTGCACAGACACAAAGATCAGTCCATAATTTTGAGATAGGTAATGAAAAAATGCCTCTTGAAGTCGTTTATGGCTTTGCCAATTTAAAAAAAGCCTGTGCTTTGGTCAATCACTCATTAGGTCGCCTCGATGATGAAAAAACAACGGCGATATCTCAGGCATGTAATATGGTTCTCTCGGGTGAACTGGATGACAACTTTCCACTCGTAGTCTGGCAAACAGGGTCAGGTACACAGTCGAATATGAATATGAATGAGGTCGTTGCAAATAAAGCAACAGAGATCTTGGGTGGAGATTTTACACAAGAAAACCTGGTACATCCTAATGATGATGTAAATAAAGGACAGAGTTCCAATGATACCTATCCCACCGCTATGCGTATCGCTGAAGTTGTAGCGGTAACCGATACGCTTATCCCCGCAGTGACCCAATTGAAAAATACCCTGAATGAAAAAGCGCAAAAATTTTCTGATGTTGTGAAGATAGGTAGAACACACCTTCAAGATGCAACACCACTGACATTGGGCCAAGAACTTTCCGGGTATGTATCGATGCTAGAAACAAATCTAAAGCAAATCAATGATGCACTTGTCTACTGTAAAGAAGTGGCAATCGGCGGTACGGCTGTAGGTACGGGTCTTAATGCACATCCAGAGTTTTCACAAAGAGTCGTGGTGCAACTGAACCAGTTTATGGCAAAAAATTATGGATTTGTTTCTCAAGCAAACAAGTTTCATGCACTGACAGGACACGATGCTGAAGTTGTGCTCAGCGGTGCACTTAAAGCACTCGCTGCAAATCTTATGAAAATTGCCAATGATATAAGATGGTTGGCTTCAGGTCCCAGATGTGGTTTGGGAGAGATAGAGATTCCTGCAAACGAACCGGGTTCTTCTATCATGCCTGGTAAAGTAAACCCCACACAGGCAGAAGCGATGACAATGGTCGCTGTTCAAGTGATGGGTAATGATACAGCAGTAGGAATCGCTGCGTCTCAGGGGAACTTTGAACTCAATGTATTCAAACCCGTGATCGCCTATAATGTCTTACAATCTATTAGACTTCTCTCTGATGTCATAAGAAGTTTTGATGTCAATTGTGCAGCAGGAATCGAACCGATCAGAGCTAATATTGATAAATTTTTAAATGATTCACTCATGTTAGTGACGGCATTGAATCCTCATATTGGGTATGAAAATGCAGCAAAAATTGCAAAGCAGGCGCATCTAAATGGTACCACGCTTAAAGAAGAAGCAGTAGCACTCGGTCTAATGTCTGCAGAAGAGTTTGACAAAAATGTGAGACCTGAAGAGATGATTGCACCAAAAGCATAA
- the sucC gene encoding ADP-forming succinate--CoA ligase subunit beta produces MNIHEYQAKQIFQKYGVPTPRGIIANTPDQAVANAGELGGNVWVVKAQIHAGGRGLGGGVKLAKSKEEVRELATEILGMTLVTHQTGPEGKLVQKVYIEEGANIKDELYLSVVLDRAAEMPIIMASTEGGMDIETVAEETPEKIIKIAVDPAYGFQGYHGRELVFGLGITDKAEQKKMIQFASKLYTLYMENDAEMIEINPLIKTAEGDFLALDGKMGFDDSALGRHPDIEDMRDISEEDPDEREASQYGLSYISLDGEIGCMVNGAGLAMGTMDTINYMGGTPANFLDVGGSANAETVAKGFEIILKNPKVKAIFVNIFGGIVRCDRIANGIIEATKITDVNVPVIVRLDGTNAPEAAEILKNANIANLIVGDDLGDGAAKAVAAAKGE; encoded by the coding sequence GTGAATATTCATGAGTATCAAGCGAAACAAATATTCCAAAAGTATGGTGTCCCAACACCTAGAGGTATTATTGCAAATACACCTGATCAAGCTGTAGCAAATGCAGGAGAACTTGGTGGAAACGTTTGGGTAGTTAAGGCCCAAATCCATGCAGGTGGTAGAGGACTGGGGGGTGGTGTAAAACTCGCTAAGTCTAAAGAAGAAGTAAGAGAACTTGCGACTGAAATTTTAGGGATGACTTTGGTAACACACCAAACTGGACCAGAAGGTAAACTTGTTCAAAAAGTATACATTGAAGAGGGTGCAAACATTAAAGATGAGCTTTATCTTTCTGTAGTACTTGACCGTGCAGCTGAAATGCCAATTATCATGGCATCTACTGAAGGTGGTATGGATATTGAAACTGTAGCTGAAGAAACACCAGAAAAGATCATTAAAATTGCAGTAGATCCTGCATATGGTTTCCAAGGTTACCATGGTAGAGAACTCGTATTTGGTCTTGGTATAACAGACAAGGCAGAGCAAAAGAAAATGATTCAATTTGCTTCTAAACTCTATACACTTTATATGGAAAATGATGCTGAGATGATTGAGATCAATCCACTGATCAAAACAGCAGAAGGTGACTTTTTGGCACTTGATGGCAAGATGGGCTTTGATGACTCCGCATTGGGACGTCACCCGGATATCGAAGATATGAGAGATATTTCTGAAGAAGATCCAGATGAAAGAGAAGCATCTCAGTATGGTCTTTCTTACATATCTCTTGATGGTGAGATCGGTTGTATGGTAAATGGTGCTGGTCTTGCAATGGGTACTATGGATACTATTAATTATATGGGTGGAACACCTGCAAACTTCCTTGATGTTGGTGGTTCTGCGAATGCTGAGACAGTTGCAAAAGGGTTTGAAATTATTCTTAAAAACCCAAAAGTAAAAGCTATTTTTGTAAATATCTTCGGTGGTATTGTAAGATGTGACAGAATTGCAAACGGTATTATTGAAGCAACGAAAATCACAGATGTAAATGTACCGGTAATCGTAAGACTTGATGGTACAAATGCACCAGAAGCAGCAGAAATTTTGAAAAATGCAAACATTGCTAACCTTATCGTTGGTGATGATTTAGGTGATGGTGCAGCGAAAGCTGTAGCAGCGGCAAAGGGAGAGTAA
- the sucD gene encoding succinate--CoA ligase subunit alpha, which translates to MSILVNKDTKVIVQGFTGKEGSFHAEQCMDYGTKIVGGVTPGKGGQTHLGQPVFNTVKDAVKTTGATVSMIFVPPAFVADAVMEAASAGIELAVIITEGAPVRDMQAAKACAVKNGMKTIGPNCPGIITAEECKIGIMPGMIFKKGNVGLISKSGTLTYEGANQVCNEGYGISTAVGIGGDPIIGLSYKQLLQMFQEDPETEAIVMIGEIGGDLEIQAAAYIKENITKPVVAFIAGQTAPAGKRMGHAGAIISGSAGTAKEKMDALEAAGVKVVVSPAEIGKAVKEVLS; encoded by the coding sequence ATGTCAATTTTAGTAAATAAAGATACAAAAGTTATCGTTCAAGGTTTTACAGGTAAAGAGGGTTCTTTCCATGCTGAACAATGTATGGATTACGGTACAAAAATCGTTGGTGGTGTAACACCGGGTAAAGGTGGGCAAACACACCTTGGCCAACCAGTATTCAATACAGTAAAAGATGCTGTTAAGACTACTGGTGCGACTGTTTCTATGATTTTTGTTCCACCTGCATTTGTTGCTGACGCTGTAATGGAAGCTGCATCTGCTGGTATTGAACTTGCTGTTATCATTACAGAAGGTGCACCAGTTAGAGATATGCAAGCTGCTAAAGCATGTGCGGTTAAAAATGGTATGAAAACAATCGGGCCAAACTGTCCTGGTATTATTACAGCAGAAGAGTGTAAAATCGGAATCATGCCTGGTATGATCTTCAAAAAAGGTAATGTTGGACTTATCTCTAAATCTGGTACATTGACCTATGAAGGTGCAAACCAAGTATGTAATGAAGGTTATGGTATTTCTACAGCTGTTGGTATCGGTGGGGACCCGATTATTGGTCTTAGCTATAAGCAGCTTCTTCAAATGTTCCAAGAAGATCCAGAAACTGAAGCGATTGTTATGATCGGTGAAATTGGTGGAGATCTTGAGATTCAAGCAGCAGCATATATTAAAGAAAATATTACTAAACCGGTGGTTGCTTTTATCGCAGGTCAAACTGCACCAGCAGGTAAAAGAATGGGACACGCAGGTGCTATCATCTCTGGTTCTGCAGGTACAGCAAAAGAGAAAATGGATGCACTTGAAGCAGCAGGCGTGAAAGTGGTTGTTTCACCAGCTGAGATCGGTAAAGCGGTTAAAGAAGTTCTTTCTTAA
- a CDS encoding heavy-metal-associated domain-containing protein: MQQSFEVFNVKCGGCASTLKSKLAKEFGEIEVDLNVLPRKITLDIENKDVDKLSEALKELGYPLASEEMSFMGSTSAKAKSFVSCAIGKINS; encoded by the coding sequence ATGCAGCAATCATTTGAAGTCTTTAATGTTAAATGTGGTGGATGTGCCTCTACACTTAAGAGTAAACTTGCCAAAGAGTTTGGAGAGATAGAAGTCGATTTGAACGTTCTGCCACGTAAAATTACCTTAGATATAGAAAATAAGGATGTAGATAAGTTATCTGAGGCACTAAAAGAACTTGGTTATCCTTTGGCTTCAGAAGAGATGAGTTTCATGGGTAGTACTTCAGCAAAAGCAAAAAGTTTTGTTTCGTGTGCCATAGGTAAAATAAACAGTTAA
- a CDS encoding DUF4403 family protein, which translates to MCKKYPINTNHFFCILLFLFFLYPPSAFANKQIQEESIITLPVQADLSVLEKYLNEYVPYDVAVLDERGKVCLKPQDIKVPFIPKCKIKGFKVSCKDWTRDFRTVPKIKCDVKGWVKRNGRILLSGNGSTLTFAFPVKAEASADGYIYGTARASAILYLNAKLHINNDWTISINITHDFAWSNSPELKLFDLFSIDIKKVIEPKLRKRLDKFAKRVPKLLRKLDIKGMMEEQWEDIQDPLKIDDDTDTYLLFQPHVASCSQIDIVDHVLRSTISARGKTQVLLGKPPVDYTKTKMTDLETICYKEGKFNFHLPVRITYEELLARSHNKYADVYTIDLVKSVVPGMLKVSNPKIGKSSDGRLSISAHISYDNRDEWLKTFDMYDWFDTDGEITFTGSPRIDKETRTLIFDDLVYDSTTNNDLFDLLIDTAELAPIQSYLEGLVKFDYGKKIDEGVVKANKSLNEVSQGDLKVTGRLEKATVEDITINEKDITITTELSGVLDANARL; encoded by the coding sequence ATGTGTAAAAAATACCCTATCAATACAAATCATTTTTTCTGCATTTTACTTTTCCTTTTTTTCCTTTATCCACCTAGTGCATTTGCCAACAAGCAGATACAAGAAGAGTCCATCATTACACTCCCTGTACAAGCAGATCTCAGTGTCTTGGAAAAATACTTAAATGAATATGTCCCCTATGATGTAGCTGTCTTAGATGAGCGTGGCAAGGTCTGTCTTAAACCACAAGATATAAAAGTACCTTTCATTCCAAAATGTAAAATAAAAGGCTTTAAAGTCTCTTGTAAAGATTGGACAAGGGACTTTCGGACAGTGCCCAAAATAAAATGTGATGTAAAGGGTTGGGTCAAAAGAAACGGACGCATCTTACTCTCTGGTAATGGGTCAACACTGACATTTGCATTTCCAGTGAAGGCAGAAGCATCTGCAGATGGATATATCTATGGAACTGCAAGAGCCTCTGCCATTCTCTATCTCAATGCTAAACTACACATTAATAATGACTGGACCATTTCCATAAACATCACACATGATTTTGCTTGGTCTAATAGCCCAGAATTAAAACTGTTTGATCTGTTCAGCATTGATATTAAAAAGGTCATAGAACCAAAACTTCGAAAAAGACTGGATAAATTTGCAAAGCGGGTACCAAAACTTCTTAGAAAACTTGACATTAAAGGAATGATGGAAGAACAGTGGGAAGATATCCAAGATCCTTTAAAAATAGATGATGACACGGATACCTACCTCTTATTTCAACCTCATGTTGCTTCCTGTTCTCAAATTGATATCGTTGACCATGTGTTACGAAGTACAATAAGTGCAAGGGGTAAAACACAAGTGCTTTTAGGCAAGCCTCCTGTAGATTACACTAAGACAAAGATGACAGATCTTGAAACCATCTGTTACAAAGAAGGAAAATTCAATTTTCACCTTCCTGTGAGGATCACCTATGAAGAGTTATTGGCCAGATCACACAATAAATATGCAGATGTCTATACGATCGATCTAGTAAAAAGTGTGGTGCCGGGAATGTTAAAGGTATCCAACCCGAAGATAGGAAAAAGCAGTGATGGACGACTAAGTATATCTGCTCATATCAGTTACGATAACAGAGATGAATGGTTAAAAACGTTTGATATGTACGATTGGTTCGATACTGACGGGGAGATCACCTTTACAGGTTCACCAAGGATCGATAAAGAGACCAGAACCCTCATTTTTGATGACTTGGTTTATGACTCGACTACCAACAATGATCTTTTTGATCTCTTGATCGATACTGCAGAGCTGGCACCTATACAGTCTTATCTTGAAGGACTTGTAAAATTTGATTATGGGAAAAAAATCGATGAAGGTGTTGTAAAAGCGAACAAATCATTAAATGAGGTTTCACAGGGTGATCTCAAGGTTACGGGACGTTTAGAGAAGGCAACGGTAGAAGATATTACCATTAATGAAAAAGACATTACGATCACTACAGAACTATCAGGAGTATTGGATGCAAATGCCAGATTATAG
- a CDS encoding HlyD family efflux transporter periplasmic adaptor subunit: MKIFLLLLLTPLLLFAKVHYAKVEPYESVVLKSAVSALVMDVDLDAEGTMVERQRIVYLDDSLDKINLKISKENLLILHETLKRQASYFQRIDKLKTASTTQKDNAFYGYASAKTQYLDMQYKIAQLEDSIEKKSIVLHHKYLYEIMVREGDYVAPGTPLASIVDASRAKLVLFLEPDELEQIEQKTVYLNGKKTDYKVDKVWRVADEKFISSYRAEIYIPAPEGSFSELMKVEIK, encoded by the coding sequence ATGAAAATTTTTCTATTATTATTATTGACACCATTATTACTATTTGCAAAAGTACATTATGCAAAAGTCGAACCTTATGAATCTGTGGTTTTAAAGTCTGCAGTGAGTGCTTTGGTCATGGACGTTGATCTTGATGCCGAAGGTACAATGGTTGAGAGGCAACGAATTGTCTATTTAGATGACAGTTTGGATAAGATCAACTTGAAAATATCAAAAGAAAATCTTCTCATTCTTCATGAAACATTAAAACGACAAGCGTCATATTTTCAACGCATAGATAAGTTGAAAACAGCCTCTACCACCCAAAAAGACAATGCTTTTTACGGTTATGCCTCTGCGAAAACACAGTATTTGGATATGCAGTATAAAATTGCCCAGCTTGAAGATAGTATTGAAAAAAAATCCATTGTCCTTCACCATAAGTATCTGTATGAAATTATGGTACGTGAAGGTGATTATGTTGCCCCGGGTACACCTTTGGCAAGCATCGTAGATGCAAGTAGAGCAAAACTGGTACTTTTTTTAGAACCGGATGAATTAGAACAGATAGAGCAAAAAACCGTCTATCTTAATGGTAAGAAGACAGATTACAAAGTGGATAAAGTATGGAGAGTGGCGGATGAGAAGTTTATCTCTTCTTACCGTGCAGAGATATATATCCCGGCACCTGAAGGATCCTTTTCTGAACTGATGAAAGTGGAGATAAAATAA
- a CDS encoding molybdopterin-dependent oxidoreductase, whose product MDCYDACKIVVKDGAFPHISGDVEHPAGNGALCTLLNKSIHDASRIKNARIDGQEVSLDEAMEAVYDAFKKESSLLWRGSGNMGVMQEVTNLFMEKIEGTLTKGSLCDGAGDAGIIEGRGVNKGLPLEQIKKADTVVIWGRNVTVTNAHIIPFLKGKKIVVIDPVKTAIAKKANHHLQLQPRTDHDVANLLARFIFRKKSKGSGSLDGLAVDEDFYDFVREHLLEPVLEYCGTDMVEMGRLLHYLLHQKVVFLVGTGVQKYASGASVLHAIDSLAATLGLFGNEGCGVHYLSDSKLGFVNPFDVQCKSVSKVVTHFSEFDTVLVQGGNPAESMPDSRRVCEELEKVDNLIYFGLYDNETSRRAKIVIPAKTFFEKEDVRLSYGHQYVEKMNKVMDSGIGISEYDFTKRLFEAFKFAGLESETYYIDAWLTQCQKQEGQYMSPAYEPLPYKEGFGKDGDEVFNFDQAYEDDLRDAKRFPKVEVDRFWLLSTKANKALNTQFKRNNTVQIHPGSGYLEGEKVLLRSEFGTLELEVVLNEDLRTNCVVVTNNTLGLNILTPSIISEKGENACYQEVKITIEKV is encoded by the coding sequence TTGGATTGTTACGATGCATGCAAGATCGTAGTGAAAGATGGAGCATTCCCTCATATATCAGGTGATGTGGAACATCCAGCAGGCAATGGTGCTTTATGTACTTTACTGAACAAAAGTATCCATGATGCATCGCGTATTAAAAATGCACGTATTGATGGTCAAGAAGTAAGCCTGGATGAGGCTATGGAAGCCGTATATGACGCTTTTAAAAAAGAATCTTCTTTACTTTGGAGAGGATCAGGGAACATGGGTGTCATGCAGGAAGTCACGAATCTTTTCATGGAGAAAATAGAAGGTACGCTTACCAAAGGAAGCCTTTGTGATGGTGCCGGTGATGCTGGGATCATTGAAGGTAGAGGCGTAAATAAAGGGTTGCCCCTTGAACAGATAAAAAAAGCCGATACCGTAGTGATATGGGGCCGTAATGTGACGGTAACCAATGCGCATATCATACCTTTTTTAAAAGGTAAAAAGATCGTTGTGATCGACCCGGTTAAAACGGCTATTGCAAAGAAAGCCAATCATCATTTACAATTACAGCCCCGTACAGATCATGATGTGGCGAACCTGTTGGCAAGGTTTATTTTTAGGAAAAAGAGTAAAGGTAGTGGATCGCTGGATGGGTTAGCAGTAGATGAAGATTTTTATGATTTTGTACGGGAACACCTTCTTGAACCTGTTTTAGAATACTGTGGTACGGATATGGTTGAAATGGGTAGGCTTCTACACTATCTTCTGCATCAAAAGGTAGTATTTTTAGTCGGTACAGGGGTGCAGAAGTACGCCAGTGGAGCTTCTGTACTTCATGCCATCGATTCACTCGCTGCAACACTTGGTCTTTTTGGTAATGAGGGGTGCGGTGTACACTATTTAAGTGATTCAAAACTAGGGTTCGTCAACCCTTTTGATGTGCAATGTAAAAGCGTATCTAAAGTCGTCACACACTTTTCAGAGTTTGATACGGTTCTGGTACAGGGAGGGAACCCTGCTGAATCCATGCCTGATTCAAGACGTGTATGTGAAGAGCTGGAGAAGGTAGACAATCTCATCTATTTTGGACTCTATGACAATGAAACGTCTAGAAGAGCAAAGATAGTCATACCTGCTAAGACATTCTTTGAAAAAGAAGATGTAAGGCTCAGTTATGGGCATCAGTATGTAGAGAAGATGAATAAGGTGATGGATTCAGGTATAGGCATCAGTGAATATGACTTTACGAAGAGACTTTTTGAGGCGTTTAAATTTGCAGGTTTGGAGAGTGAAACATACTATATTGATGCTTGGTTGACACAGTGTCAAAAGCAAGAGGGACAGTATATGTCACCAGCATATGAACCGCTGCCTTATAAAGAAGGCTTTGGCAAAGATGGGGATGAAGTATTTAATTTTGATCAAGCGTATGAAGATGATCTTAGGGATGCCAAGCGTTTTCCAAAAGTGGAGGTTGATCGATTTTGGCTGCTGTCCACTAAGGCAAACAAAGCGTTGAATACACAGTTTAAACGTAACAATACAGTACAGATACATCCTGGATCTGGTTATCTGGAGGGGGAGAAGGTGCTGCTTCGTTCTGAATTTGGTACCTTGGAACTTGAAGTCGTTTTAAACGAAGATTTAAGGACAAACTGTGTGGTAGTGACTAACAATACTTTAGGTCTGAATATCCTCACGCCGAGTATCATCAGTGAGAAGGGTGAAAATGCTTGTTATCAAGAGGTAAAAATAACGATTGAAAAAGTATAA
- a CDS encoding aspartate aminotransferase family protein: protein MNLEQQDKQYVLQTYARDYTNFVKGVGSTLYDDQGKDYIDFASGIAVNSVGHNHPKLVEAICNQAKNIIHISNLQVIEPQAKLAQKMVELSGYDMGVFFANSGAEANEGAIKIARKYGETKFENKRYKVITLEHSFHGRTITTVKATGQESFHTPNFSPYPAGFSYEKSIEDVYKAIDDETVAVLIELVQGEGGVQPFEKEEIQKLAAHLKSEGILLIVDEVQTGVYRTGEFLASNLYEIEPDIITLAKGLGGGVPIGAVMTKHKDVLVAGDHGSTFGGNYLSTAAGLAVLDILYPLYDDGSIDETLVYFSQKLHEVAVKYKHLFEKEVGLGLMRGLRAKSAEVQGSVIKNCMAQGVIVLKAGRNTVRFLPSITISKNEIDEGFKRFEKAISSL from the coding sequence ATGAATTTAGAACAACAAGATAAACAGTATGTATTACAGACCTATGCTCGTGACTATACGAACTTTGTCAAGGGTGTGGGTTCTACACTTTATGACGATCAAGGAAAAGATTATATCGATTTTGCTTCAGGTATCGCAGTCAACTCTGTAGGACATAATCACCCTAAACTTGTTGAAGCGATTTGTAACCAGGCAAAGAATATCATCCATATATCAAATCTACAGGTGATCGAGCCTCAGGCAAAACTCGCACAGAAAATGGTGGAGTTGAGTGGATATGATATGGGAGTATTTTTTGCAAACTCAGGAGCCGAAGCGAATGAAGGTGCCATTAAGATAGCACGTAAGTATGGTGAGACAAAGTTTGAGAACAAACGTTATAAGGTCATTACCCTGGAGCATTCATTCCATGGACGTACGATCACTACAGTGAAGGCTACAGGTCAAGAGAGTTTTCATACGCCAAACTTTTCACCCTATCCTGCTGGATTTTCGTATGAAAAATCTATAGAAGATGTCTACAAAGCCATCGATGATGAAACGGTAGCGGTACTGATAGAATTGGTACAAGGTGAGGGAGGTGTACAGCCTTTTGAGAAAGAAGAGATACAGAAGTTGGCAGCACATCTTAAATCTGAAGGTATTTTACTTATCGTAGATGAGGTGCAGACAGGTGTGTACCGAACCGGTGAGTTTTTAGCTTCTAACCTCTATGAGATAGAGCCGGATATCATCACGTTAGCCAAAGGTCTTGGCGGCGGTGTACCTATAGGTGCAGTAATGACAAAACATAAAGATGTATTGGTTGCAGGAGATCATGGGAGTACGTTTGGAGGTAATTACCTCAGTACAGCTGCCGGGCTTGCAGTTTTAGATATCTTGTATCCTTTGTATGATGATGGTAGCATAGATGAAACATTGGTCTATTTTTCTCAAAAACTGCATGAAGTGGCTGTAAAATATAAGCACTTGTTTGAAAAAGAAGTAGGATTGGGATTGATGCGGGGACTTCGTGCTAAAAGTGCAGAGGTTCAGGGCTCTGTGATAAAGAACTGTATGGCCCAAGGCGTCATTGTCCTTAAAGCAGGACGAAATACAGTCCGTTTCCTGCCAAGCATCACCATCAGTAAAAATGAAATAGATGAAGGGTTTAAACGTTTTGAAAAAGCTATTTCTTCTTTGTAG
- a CDS encoding TolC family protein yields MKKLFLLCSLVASSLIHADELGEILSDNKELIFDYQLESNELESDILSKSWMNPVRLQYSRDYSTQIEDVTRKTGRYSVIIDQPIFRSGGIYYGIKYSQALRDATRTDIELQRRTMIGDAISILFNLKKTKLEQEKMKYQIKNDAIDIRQKRDSYDAGLLDSSFLDQAILKKSQDETALLEMDLTLMELKQKFALLSDKDPEKLRLPALKLMSKTDYSEANLELKRDRLRAVQSDYNQKVTWAKYLPEVSLQGQYTKIDGDLPLFNPIGLKLDYYNYGFTVSMPLDINSFSDIEASKVEKLRAAVEVLDRKETVDEEYDWIHNSLSILDKKITLAQKDEKVYKSLFRLTKNLADAGEKTSFDADIMHNSLQIRKIDQKIYQIDKQIQLLKLYVRVENAI; encoded by the coding sequence TTGAAAAAGCTATTTCTTCTTTGTAGTTTAGTCGCATCATCACTGATACATGCGGATGAATTGGGTGAGATACTCTCTGATAATAAAGAATTGATCTTTGATTATCAGTTGGAAAGCAATGAACTTGAGAGTGATATACTTTCAAAAAGTTGGATGAATCCTGTAAGATTACAATATAGTAGGGACTACTCTACACAGATCGAGGATGTAACGCGAAAGACAGGACGATACTCTGTCATTATTGATCAGCCTATATTCAGGTCAGGAGGGATCTATTATGGTATCAAGTACTCACAGGCACTCCGTGACGCCACTAGAACAGATATAGAGCTTCAAAGACGTACGATGATAGGTGATGCTATCTCCATACTTTTCAATTTGAAAAAAACAAAACTTGAACAAGAAAAAATGAAATATCAGATCAAAAATGATGCGATCGATATACGCCAAAAACGTGACAGTTATGATGCAGGTCTGCTAGATAGCAGTTTTTTGGACCAGGCAATTTTGAAAAAAAGTCAGGATGAAACGGCACTGCTCGAAATGGACCTGACACTGATGGAACTCAAACAGAAGTTTGCACTCTTAAGTGATAAAGATCCGGAAAAGTTACGTCTCCCTGCATTAAAACTGATGAGTAAAACAGACTACAGTGAAGCAAATCTGGAACTTAAAAGAGACAGGCTGCGTGCTGTACAATCAGACTATAATCAAAAAGTGACATGGGCAAAGTACCTTCCTGAAGTTTCACTACAAGGGCAGTATACCAAAATAGATGGAGACCTTCCATTATTTAACCCAATCGGATTGAAGCTTGATTATTATAATTATGGATTTACTGTTTCCATGCCATTGGATATTAACTCTTTTTCTGATATTGAGGCCAGTAAAGTTGAAAAGTTAAGGGCTGCAGTAGAAGTGCTTGACCGAAAAGAGACGGTGGATGAAGAGTATGATTGGATCCATAACAGTCTAAGTATTTTAGATAAAAAAATTACTTTGGCCCAAAAAGATGAGAAGGTTTACAAAAGCCTCTTTCGTTTAACTAAAAATCTTGCGGATGCAGGAGAGAAGACCTCTTTTGATGCAGATATCATGCATAACTCGTTACAGATCAGAAAGATAGATCAAAAAATATATCAGATAGATAAACAGATACAGTTATTAAAACTTTATGTACGGGTGGAAAATGCGATTTAG